gagtctagaggagcaggccttcccttaattcagagctttctagataacgggcttccggataacggatcccatacttgtacttagcTCAGCAAAGCTAAGGATAAAGTAGAAGAGCTCGTATGTGATAATATATCATCATATGCCAATGAAATGCATAATATAATGCCTCCCCCACGGGCTGAATATTCATGATGGAGCAAGATGATGTGACACTAGAATGACAAAGCTTAAAAACATAATACTTATTCTGACATATTTTGTCCAAAAGGGttttagttagggatgcaccgaatccacttttttggattcggccgaacccccgaaacctttgcgaaagattcggccgaatacccaaccgaatccgaaccctagtttgaatatgcaaattaggggtgggaaagggaaaacatttttaacttccttgttttgtgacaaaaagtcacatgatttctctccccacccctaatttacatatgcaaattaggattcggttcggctaggcagaaggattcggccgaatctgaatccttcttaaaaaggctgaatcccgaaccaaatcctcgattcggtgcatccctagttttggtgCCTATTCtgtgaattacaaaaaaaaaaaaaaaaaattttccgaatactgaatatataacttcatatacatatgttttatttttttgcttgtttttttttatatcttttcaaAGGCTATTACTGGCATAAATCAGTTTTTAGGCTCTGGTTCCTCATACATTGTACTGAGACCTCTCCAGCACCCAAAGAATTAATTGCAAACATAcctacatacaaacatacattagtatcatataaataaaatgtaaacgaATATACAATGGTACAAATGTTTCTGACCAATTCTTGGAAATTatactttaattttaaatgtgGCTGCCAAGTTAGAGTTAGAAGTGAGGTTCATAGTGGCTTTTGGTAAGTAAGTAAGTTCTCCTGGTCTGAAAGTCAAGTCTATTCTCCACAGGTATTACCAGGGTTATACCATATCCACCAGATGTTCCTCCTTAATAGCTAAGTTGGGCTACTTTAAAGAAAGCCTTATATTCTCACAagacatgaagggggttatttataaaaatccgattttttaaaatgaaaatcttaaaaaagcttgatttaatctgatcggggacaaactccataaattcgagttttttcccgatttgtacaatttttctgggatttttcctgaaaagccagaatcttccaggtttttttttcctaaaaaagtctgaaatagttggatttacgggctaattccagctcagaccacagaaacttccaaacaaggacctctcccattgacttaaggtggccatacacgggccgataaaagctgccgacagactgtgtcggcagcttattggcccgtgtatgggggcccccgacgggcttccccgatcgagatctggccgacctcgatcggatgggacagaaaatcccgtcggatcgcggccgcatctgttcgttgatgcggtcccgcgatccgactgcctgtttgccgaatgctaggatccgatcgttgggccctagggcccacgatcggatctgcccgatattgcccacctcaaggtgggcatatcggagggagatccgctcgtttggcgacatcgccaaacgagcggatctatccatgtatggccacctttagatacaaactgggcaggtctgagatgctggattttcggattcagactttttgcaacattgtgcTTTAATTAATccccaaaaattaaagtttttttcccactacaaatgaaatcataaaaaaactagaattttgcaagtttttttccatttggactttagtaaataacccccaaaatgttatattaaaggagaactaaaccctaaaaatgaacaaggcatattttatatagtgaatttattgcaccagcctaaagtttcagcttgtcaatagcagcaatgatccaggacttcaaacttgtcacagggggtcaccatcttggaaagtgtctgtgacactcacatgctcagtgggctctgattggctgttgagaagctaagattaggggtcgtcactaattatccagcagaaaatgaggttggtctgtaatataagctgatgctacagggctgattattaaattctgatgctaattacactggtttctgtgctgccatgtagtaattatctgtattaattactaatcagccttatattgtgacatttctattctatgtgtactgtatattgtgagtgggtccctaagctcactcACTCAGCCCTGCACACCCACCGCTGTATATCCcaaccatgtgtgtgttgaaataaagcctacctTTTGCACTGATGCTGTAGTCTGCTAATCGTGTCCTGGAACAGCGCCGAATTTGATGAGACTATCGAGTGttttccctaagctcagtaagtgacagcagcacagagcatgtgcagtgaatcagcagaaaagaagatggggagctactggggcatctttggagacacagatctttactgctaaagggctgtggttgccttgggctggtacagaagcacaaaacacaatgtacaacaactttgtaagttaagctttagttctcctttaaacccattGGACCTTCTTTTCAGTAATGTGTCTGCCCACATCTGATTCTACTGCTTCTATACTACATATTATCCCAATAACTGTCCTTTCATATATTTGCTAGTGCTTGAGAGAGGAAAgtagaaaagagaatgaagaatgGTGGGACTGCCGATAAAAACTCAAACTCCTAACAGCCTCCAGAAGCCTTTAGCAACTGGCTCGATCTACCTTAAAAGAATTGATGTGGTAACCTGACCAGGATCTTCACTTCACTGAAGATATCTCAAAGATTCCTGATTTCTTTAGTAATGAGACTTTGCAGAGGTGATTATGGAGGTCTAGCGTCAGGTCCATGTTTTGTAAGGAATTCTTTGTTATTTTGTATATGGATACCCACGTTTGTTCCAAACACGATGTACGATTTGTCAGTAATTTAACTATAGATTGATTCCTATGGTTTCACGTCTCCGTACGGATCAAACAGCCAACAGATGTTCACATATAAACACCAGGCAAATAACAACAATAGCAGAAGACTTCTGAGGTGTCTATGAGTGAAGAAGGCCCAGTGGGTCACTGACTGATGAGCAATATATCGGTCTATGAAAtggttcttcttcttctgaagaCCTAAAATAGTTTTGCTGTGGGCTGCTAAGCTTCACACAATCCCCATATCATCATATTGGCTTCAGGCCCAGCGACTGATCAAATGCTATTTGCCTAGTCACTGGCATCTGATGAGTCAACTTGTAGACGAAGaagccaatttactaaaattcatattattttttttttacaaatcatttttttttttaacaaatgtatgcTTTTTAGCATTTCTATAAAACtcttaaaattcaagatttttttttttttgaaagtgtaAAAAGAACCACTAATGCAAAaccttgccaagtaaaagctgttgatgtcccatagaaatcaatgccagctgtgctgatcctattggaccatttttaatcaatttgggaTTTTAAcgggtttcagattttttttctctagaaatttccaaaaaaataaacatttttagagtttttttctaactttttataAGCAGaagttttaataaatttcatggcatttgtagtATTAGAGGGAAGAAAAGCATAATTataaaaacttctaaaattctatctgtaataaataggcctccatgcagtggcgtaactagatattactgggccccacagcaaattatttttcaggcccccaaaatgtttagaggttgacttgttttaccaatatttattgaaattgtatatgaattagggcctcatggggtccctatacctcctgggcccccctgcaaccgcagggtctgcttcctctatagttacgcccctgcctccATGTAATTGGACTACATAGGATGCAGGTGGGCGATTTTGTCACTTCTAATTGGCTAATAACCTACCACATATCCTCTACATGAAGGCATCAGCAACCATATTGTTTGCATGGTCTTTTGGACAAGCTAcgagcttaaggtggccatagatgcaccgataatattgtacaaaacgaattttcgtaGGAAAattttgcatgtatggtgggaagaCGAGCCgacagatatcggcagaagacttggatatcgatcggCTCGTCAGTCGGGCTggtcggaaaattttgatcgagagcctttgaaggcacctgaacattggccattgttagtgcagaATCGTCAGCTCTAtctacacttgtgtattgaaaGGAACAATCTtacttggaaagatcttttccaggtaagatcgtaattgtaatgtctatagTCACCTTTACACATAAACCTTTCTACCACTCAATACATGCAACATCTGCAgcggaaaataaataataacccaGTAGCATTGGGCACGGCTATCTGCAAATGATTGGGAGAATTTCATAAGCAGGAAAAACCCAACAAAAGCTATCGTTTTTTCCCCCAGAACTGGCCAATTTTGCACTTAAAAGACACcgttataatattattatttgaacATGAACACAAGACTTGATTACAGCTTACAACATATCCATTATGCCTCAAAACGATCCTTAGAACCACGTTAATGCTGAAGTAGACGTTGACATTATTTACTGTAATGTTCACAGTATGTAAAACGTTTCCAATAATGGTAGTGAATAAAGCCCTGCTTTTTGTATATTTGGCCTCCTTATCAACTTTCAGTAACCAGTTGAAGTTTAAAACCATTAAGTTCTATTACAAAATGTATTGGTCTAGTTGGAGGTCCCCATTGTACTGGTGGCTTTTAGttatcattgtgacatcactcattCTACATTTTGCTCCATGTATGCTCTcacaatatgggggttatttatcaaagtccaaatgccaaaaacttgagaaattctagttttttttttactattaaatcagaattttaagTTGAATtctttgggatttattaaacccagagggcgtTAAAAGTCCGGGGGGAAAAAAGTACTAGAACGCAggctgtcgagttcatgtagaagtgaaagggagaagtcccgaagatatcctgatctgtgctgggtttcatataaTATTCCAGCAATTTAGTGGTTTTCAGccaaaaatccaagtttttttgagTCGAATCTAAAAatttcatacaattcaaattttttcacgattttatcgagttttttccctgcAATTTTTGGaaacatgtattgataaataagggggaaaaaaatctgtgtggatttggtttgACTGTTTTAtcgaaaattatcagaaatttctggattctgataaataagaccctagaTGTTGAGCTATTGTTTACTGTATGATATTATGGTATAACACCAACCTTGACTTGCATGAAGAGTGTCATGGAGTGTACGGGGCACGTTTATGTCAACTGTGATAGAAAAAAAAGTGGAATCAAAACGCAAggaaatcaaatattttattctaataCACGATGGGAGGTAAATGCAGTTTAACAGATTGTTTTAGAGGGTATGTCCGAATATGTTGTCTATAGTGGAAGTATATGGTATGCGGTTGTACATGTTCGTCAGTTATGATGTGCATGGATTCTCTAATATGTTAAACATATGTTAATGGCACATTTATACGCAATAAGCTAATTTCCTTCTGTGCATGAGGTGAAAATCATATGTACCAACCCACGGTGTATGTTGGTTAAATGCAATGGTCTGGTCTTTTTCAACCAAACTGTATAAGGGTTGGTCTAGACGCGAGTCCCAAGCAAGCACCAGAGGTGAACACCCAAAACAAACCACCATAATGGTTAGCAACTCTCCATTACAATTATATGGGGCCATTAGCCAACATGTAATAAAATTAGGCCACACTTACATATTGATCCAGTCAACTGGGCCTTGGACTGATCATCTGGATCATGCAAACTGACCGTTCAGACCAATTTTCTGAATAAAACACTGATCAGCCCAGAGGCCAGTTGGTTGAATATCTTAAATATTAGCTGTTATTCGGCCAATTAAGTTCGAGCCTTCTAGTGCTCATTTCCCTATAAGCTTATTTTCCGTTGTGTCACAGTCCTCGTTTCTTTATCCTACTGGCTGAGAAACATTGATACATTAATAATACTAAGAATCTCCATAAAATGCCACTAGGGTTTCCACAAAATTCATAATAACACACAAGGAAATAAATTCACTACTGTTCTTTACAACATTAGAAAATCCTTGGAAAGTATTTTCCGGCTCTCTGTTCAGTATTCTGAGGTTCGGGCAGGTAAAGGTCTTTGTCTTCTCTTGAGTATTCTGTGTTCAGAAGAAAAAAACGACTTCATTCAATGTTAAACTGTGATTAGATAAGAAATGGATCGGCATCTTCTGATCTAGAAATTCTTTAATGCCCCtccttaaaaaaaatgcatgggtCTATCTAGTTTCTAAAGGCATTTCTAAGCATTTTAGACACCGGTAGCTCCTCCATGTTTTCTCCTGAAGAAGAAGCTTCAGATGGCATGTTTGCTACAACTGTCCTTTTACATAAATACTGAAGGGAAACCACTTTGCAATTCATTGGCTGTGTAAGCATGAGAGGAACGGGTTGGTCGTTCCCTTCAATGTAGCACAGGTTGGAGTCAGATTCTCCAGTCGCTGTAAGTCGCATATAATGCTCCACCAGTTTGACCACACAAGGAAATGTGTGAGGAGTCTCTGCCCCTGCCACTGTCTCCAGATAGAAGGAAGGACCCTCAAGCTTAATTCGCAGGTTTGTGATTCCGGCAGATGTGCGAAGGCTGAGAGTAAAAAGATGGTGATGATCTGAAGAGTCTCGAATAAGGAAGGATCCGACAGGCTGGTCAGATAGGAGATTTTTTGCTTCTGTGCCAGACAAGGTGCTCCAGTAGTAGCCGCTGGCTTCCAGTCTTTCAAGAGCAGTCTCGACCCTTTCATAGTCCCCACAGAATGACTTATAGTGGTAAGACAGCTGGGCAGCCTGTCGATTCATGGCTGCAAAGATGGATGATGGGCAAGGGCAGCGATGAAAGCAACTCCAACGGAGTGTGACCATCGTCAGGCTCATCGACCTTGGCCCCTACGTCCTGCGAGAAGGATGAGCCAGACAGGTTGTCATAACATGATTCTCATGGCTCACCTGGATCCATCTTCCTAACtcacctgaaaaaaattgaaatacacATAAGATAAAAAAGCAAGCAGAGTGGTCAATGTtaacataaaaaaagtatttttcaacaGTTGGTATCAATAGTTCTGCTGATTGGACCTTCCCAATAGCTACACCTTTTTCAGATACAGTGATGTTGGGGTTAGGTAAAGGGATAGGAACCGACCATTGggctttatggggggggggctggaaaaGCTTCATCAGAACCTCATTATAATGCTCTGTAGGGTAATCTTTAATAGAATTGCCAGGAACAACACTACTAGATACAATAAGAAGTCAGGTTATCAACAAGAATTAAGCTAGTCAAACAAGCTGAAAAACAGAGTAAGGACAGCCATACATAGGCCAATCAAGCACACTCTCCGGCTGAACACCATACACTGGTCATCTGTAtatgacattttcaaacctgcctgatgtCCAAAACGACTTGTATGTGGAGTTTGGTCAGCAGCTCCGGGCCTCCACATGCACAGATAATAATACATGTTCAACTTGAGACAGAAGAACTCATTTCAAACAGTAGTCTAGTAGCAGTAGTCTACAGGCTGGTACCCTGGATTTTTAGGTACAggcacgggacctgttatccagagtgctcaggacctggagttttccaaaaacatatctttccataatttggatcttcataccttaagtctattagaaagtcattaaataaactcaataggctggttctgcttccaataaggattcatcatttctaagtttggatcaagtacaagctacggtttaaaacaatacagagaaagaggaaattatttctaaaaatttggataatttggagtctatgggagacagcctttccataatttggagctttgtagATAATGGgattccgggtaatggatcccatacctgtatttacaacaCCAAAATTAAGACATGATATTCAAaagcacaatatttatttttatttgaatgtgaaTATGAAATGCTAAAATTCATATAATtattagcgatgcaccgaatcctggattctgactttttcagtagaattcagattcggctgaatccttgtgcctggccgaaccctaatttgcatatgtaaattagtgttgagaagggaaatcacatgactttttgtcacaaaacaataaagtaaaagcctttccactttttccttccttgaccctaatttgcatatgcaaattcagttttggttcagtattcagccaaatctttcacgatggattcggggattctgccaaatcccaaatagtggattcggtgcatccttaattattttatacaaatgcaCTTCCATAGATGCTGTTGATTGGACTGCAAAATATGATCCAGGCTTTGGGAGGACCTTTAAGGTtacaattgttaaaggagaaggaaagtcgtttaccacttggggtgccaaatgttaggcacccccaagtgaatgtatttacttacctgaaacctgggCTTATTCCGGGCTTAttcctggggttattccagtgaccaccacggagtgatcctcttccacctgcccggggtttcaggtaagtaaatacattcacaaaCAGTGTTGTATGAGTGCCGTTGCTTCTCCTTTTTGctcattataatttaaaaaaaaaaatattctcaaaatcagatctaataaaaaaattataatatttcaaaaaaaaatattgtgcctATTGTTTGAATTAAaactaaaatcataatttttctattcacccagttttttttacactgaactgttcctttaacattcatttgaaagtgaactaccccttgaaagggatactgtcatgggaaaacatgtttttttcaaaacgcatcagttaatacagtagtgctgctccagcagaattctgcactgaaaattatatttaattttgaaatctgacatggggctagacatattgtcagtttcccaggctaggtgcacccagtcatgtgacttgtgctctgataaacttcagtcactctttactgctgtactgccaagtacccctccccccccccccagcagcataacaacagaaaaatgggaaggtaaccagatagcagctccctaacacaagataacagctgcctggtagatctaagaacagcactcaatagtaaaaatccaggtcccactgcgacacattcagttacattgagtaggagaaacaacagcctgccagaaagcagttccgtcctaaagtggctctttctgaaatcacatgaccaggcaaaataacctaagatgcacctacacaccaatattacaactaaaaaaaaatacacttgctggtttaggaaagaacatttacatggtagagtgaattatttgcagtggaaacagtgtaattaagaaataaaaacgacaccataaaaatcacgacagaatccctttaattaagcATTAATACTTCTGACTCCCaaatcaatgtagcagaagccagctgaatataattccctataagatatactgtgCTATAAAAGCAAAGCCTTGAAGTGTCTACTTCCCAGAAattgacataatatatatattaataattgttAGGCACTTACTGGGAAGTGATGTTCTATGAGCATGTAGCAATCATGGGCTCTAAGCAGTGAATACGAGCGCTGCAGAGCATTTCGCAGCAGGGAAGAACACCAGTGTCACTTATTAATTACCCCCCTTGTCAGCCACGGATGGTTTGTACTTGAATATTCCGTTGTGTTTAGTGTCCTGAAGGATTGCTCTGGTGCATTATTTATCTTCTGTGTTAGTAAATGTAATTTCATGGTGTGACTGCATATTCCCTTCTGATTTA
This sequence is a window from Xenopus laevis strain J_2021 chromosome 7S, Xenopus_laevis_v10.1, whole genome shotgun sequence. Protein-coding genes within it:
- the socs3l.S gene encoding uncharacterized protein LOC100158303 (The RefSeq protein has 1 substitution compared to this genomic sequence); this encodes MVTLRWSCFHRCPCPSSIFAAMNRQAAQLSYHYKSFCGDYERVETALERLEASGYYWSTLSGTEAKNLLSDQPVGSFLIRDSSDHHHLFTLSLRTSAGITNLRIKLEGPSFYLETVAGAETPHTFPCVVKLVEHYMRLTATGESDSNLCYIEGNDQPVPLMLTQPMNCKVVSLQYLCKRTVVANMPPEASSSGENMEELPVSKMLRNAFRN
- the socs3l.S gene encoding uncharacterized protein LOC100158303 isoform X1, producing the protein MSLTMVTLRWSCFHRCPCPSSIFAAMNRQAAQLSYHYKSFCGDYERVETALERLEASGYYWSTLSGTEAKNLLSDQPVGSFLIRDSSDHHHLFTLSLRTSAGITNLRIKLEGPSFYLETVAGAETPHTFPCVVKLVEHYMRLTATGESDSNLCYIEGNDQPVPLMLTQPMNCKVVSLQYLCKRTVVANMPSEASSSGENMEELPVSKMLRNAFRN